GGCGACGAGATCGCTGCGGCTGATGTTCGGCGTGCTGCCCGCGGCGCCGCCGCTGGTCTGCAGGTCCCAGATACCGTACATGGACATGGCCTGGCTGGTGTTGGCGGCTGCGTCGCTGTCCTCGATGTACTTGCCGGTGCCGAAGGACACGATGTAGCCAGTGCCGGTCGGGTGGCGAACCAGCGTCGGCGCCGTGGTGATCGGCTGCGGCGAACCATTGTTCGCGGTGAACAGCGGCGACCCGCCGAAAGCGACACGGAACGAATTGGGCGACACGATCGTGGTGGCGTCGGCGGTGATACTGGTGTCGATCAGGTCGAACCGCCACATGTTGCCACGCAGGTCGCCGGCATAGACGTAGTCAGTGATCAGGTCGCCGTTGATGTCCACCGCGCGCGGGGAGGACAGGCCATTGTCGGTGGTCACGTTGGTGCCGACGGTCATCTTCTTGATGACGGCGCCGGTCTGTGCGTTGAACAGGAACAGTGCGGCGCGGCCGACGCCGGCGTTGCCACCGGTGCTGGCGTAGCCGTTGCTCATGATCACGCCCCACTGGCCGTTGTGCAGGCGAGTGATGATCGGGCGGCCGAAGCTGTAGCCCAGGTCGACGTCGTTGGTGGAGCTGTACTCCCAGAGCAACTGGATGTTCGCCGGGTCGGTAATGTCCAGGGCGAACAGGCTGCGGCCGCCTGCGCGCAGGGTACCTACCAGGATGGTGTGCCAGGCGTTGTTGAAGAACACGTCGCCGACCACCGGGGTGCCGTCCACGTAGAACTGGTGTGCGGTGCCGCTGTAGCTCTTGTCGGTCAGTTTGTTCAGGTTGGCGATCACTGCCGTTGGGATGTAGGCGAAGACTTCCTGGCCGTTGTCGTCGAAGGCATGCAGCATGCCGTCGTTGGCGCCGACATAGATGCGTTTTGCGCGGTTGGCCTGGGCCGTCTTGAAAGCGGCATAGGATTGGCCGGCGGGCGCCGCGCTGGACGAGTTGCCGGTCGGCAGGCCGAATTGCGCCTGATCCATCAGCGACGGCAGGCGGTCGGGCGCGCCGACGACTGCTGGGCTGGAGTAGATGATGTCGCCGAGCAGGTAGTTGCGGGTGCGGAACTGGCTGTCGGAAGCGCCGCGCAGGTACGCCACCCGCGCACTGCCGAGGTTGTCGGTGGTGCCCTTGATGTTCTTGTTCAGCGCTGTCTGGTTGGCGGCGGAGAGGTTCGAGAGCTGGAAATCCACCAGTGAGCCGCTGCCGTTGTTGACCTTGATCGTGCGCGGCGAAGCCGACAGGTTGCGTGCCTGCAGGAGGTCCCGGGCATTCCAGCGCAGGGTCGCGTTGCCGTTGTTGTCCAGGTCATAGCGAATCAGCTCGCCGCTCCAGTCGGTGCTGGAGAAGCGGGCGTAGTAGGCTTCGTTGCCGGCGGTGGTGACTGCCGATTCCAGCGATACTGCCGAGGCCGAGGTGTTGCGGTCGGAGATTCGGCTCAGGATCGACTGGAAGGCCTCGACGATCTCGTTGGGTGAGTCGACGCTGAAGAACTCGCCGCGAGAGTTGATCGCGGCGTGCCACAGGTCGTAGACGTGGTAGGGCTCGTTGTTGCTCGCGCTCTGGTCGATGTATGGCCAGGCCTTGTTGCCGCTGGCCAGCTTCGGATAGTCCCCGGAATAGGTATCGCCGCCCCAGGCGGGATCGACTATTTGCCGGGTCAGGCCCAGGCCCAGGGTGAAGTTGACCAGGTGTTGCCAGGTTGCCGGGTCGTTCTTAGGGTCCCAGTAGGCATTGGATCCCTGGTACGGCATGTAGGCCTTGATGTTGTTCGCCAGGTCACTCCGCGCGTCGGTCGCCCAGTACTTGAACGCCAGGTCCGCCAGGGTGCTCGACGAGTCGTCCTTGAACGGCGCGGTCGGGGTGTATGTCTTGCCGTCGGGCAGGCTGGTCGAGTTGTTGTCGAGGTTGCCGACGCTGAAAGTGTCGTTGTTCCACAGGCCGTCGGTCATCAGCAGGTGATAGCTGGGGCGGCAGGTGTACTCGGTGCCGAGGTCGGTCCCGGGGAACTGCGCGTAGGCGCCTTTGGCGCCGAGGTCCTTGTTGGCGATGTACTTGCCGGCACGGTCCAACGCCGAGCGCAGCGGGGTGCCGCCGCTGGTGGGAGTGTCCGCCAGCCAGGCGAAGAAGGTTGCCCGGCTGCGGCCGCTGAAGTCGTTCAGGGTGTTGTCGTAGGTGGTGCCGGACTCACCCTGGCAGGAGCCGCTGGTATTGCCGATGTTCTTGCAGGTGTTGAGCATCTGCCAGGTGACCCGCAGGTTCTCCGGCAGACTGTAGAACGCAAGGTTCGCGGCGGATGCGGTGGCCAGGAAGCGGGTGCGGTAGAACGAGTACCAGTTGGCGAAGTTCTGTTGTTCTGCGGTGCTGACGTTGACGAGCTTGTAGCACCCGTCGTTGTCGATGCTCTTGGTGCCGCAGGTGGACAGCGTCGTGTCGTAGAGCGCGTAGTACGCCGCGCGCCCGGTGTTATAGGGCGAATTGGGATGGTTGGCGACCGTCTGGCTGGTGTTTCCCGAGGAGTACTGGTAGGTCGGGCGATAGTTCTGCGCGAGGTTCATGCTGCCGTCGCCGGTCTTGTACCCGTTGTAGTACGCGTTGGTATAGCTGGTGCTGTAGTCGGTGATGGTCAGTTGGCCGGTCGTCGAGTTGTACGTCACCTTCTTTGGCAACGTGTAGGTGACCGCCGGGTTGTAGTACATCGGGTTGAAGGTCGCAGAGAAGAAACGCAGCGCAGAGCCATTTCGGGTGCCGCTGGTCACGGCCTGCGCGCTGATGCCGTCCGGCGTATAGGCGAACGCCATACTGCCCGAGTCATCGAGGGTCACCAGGACGTTGGGCGACACGCCCTCGGTCAGGAACAGCGGCTGGTTGCTGATGTTCACCGCGCTGGCCGATTGCGCGGCGGTCAGCATCGCCAGTGTCACGAGTGCTCCAGGAATGGAGGAGCTCCAGTTTCCGTACTTTTTCATTTGAGTTCTCCCGGAGTCAGTAGCGCTGCACGGCGACGCTTTGCAGCGTGACCATCACGCGGTCGCTGGTGCCTTGCGAGGCGGCGTTGACCTGGTAGTAATAAGGGCCCACGCCCTTGCTGCGCAGATCCGGATCGGTGACTTCCACCATCCCGCGCGAGTTGGCAGGGTCGAAGCCGATGAAGGCGGTGTTCCAGCGCGGGGTGCTGGTGAGCATGCTCTGGTTCGAGTTCCCCTGCGGCCCGGTGTAGTTCAGGGCGTTGCCGACGGTCGTCCACCACGACCAGGCAGTCGGGTTGAGCGCGGCATCCGAGGCGAACGGCGTTGCGAGTACACAGAGTGCCGGGGCACCGCATGCCGCTGCGGTCGTGGGAACGCCGAAGTTGGCGGCCAGTCGCGCCTCGCCTTCGCGCAGGGCGGACTCGGCGCCGTTGAGCGCCCCCTGGCGATCGCGCATGTTGGAGGTGATGCGCTCTTCGAGCGTGACCTCGCGAACGTTGGCAATGGTCAGCAGTGTCACGATCAGCAGCATGACCATGCAGACCAGAAGCGTGGCGCCCTGCTGCCTTGCAGCGAATGACTTGTTCATTGGGAAATATTCCGCAGCGTGGTTGTGCCCGCTATGGAGCGATAGATCCTGGAGTCGGTCGGCGTGGTGGCGGTGGTGTTGGAGAGCGGGAAGAAGTAGTTGTTCTGGCCGACCGCGATGTTGTTGGTGGTGCCGGCGAACAGCAGGGAATAACGCACGGCGACGATGCTGGCGCCGGCGTCTGGGGCCGCTACGTAGCTCTGCGCGCGACGGGTGGAGCTCATGTCCACGCCGTACTGGAATTGCAGGCCGGCGAGCCCGGTCACCAGTTGCCCGGTAACACCCTGGGCGGTGCACTGCAGCGTGCCGCTGGCAGCGTCGTATTCCAGGCGGGTGGTCACGACCGCGTTGGCGGCCACCGCGTTGCCGAGGCAGTCGCGGGTGTTGGTGGAGTAGCGCTGGTAGCGATAGCAGACACCGTTGCCGCTGGTGCTGCGTTGTACAAGCTGGCCGGCGGCGAACGCCGGGCAGCCGCCTGCCGCCGACGATGCGGGGAAGGCGATCTGGAAGTCGTCCTGGGCAAGGGCGCGGTATCCGGCCTTGGCCAGTTCCTGATTCAGCATCAGCAGGGCGAAGCGACCGTTCTCCTGGTTGCCGGCCTGGTTCTGCTGGTAGGTATAGGCCTGCTTGTTGTTGATGAACATGGTGGTCACGCCGAGGATCAGGAAGCTGCTGATCAGCAGCGCGATCATCAGCTCGATCAACGAGATACCGGCCTGCTGGCGTCGCTGTTCAAGTCTTTGCATGGCGACTCCTCAAGGCTGGAAGCTGATGCGGTAGAACTCGCGGCGGTTGGCCGCGTCTACGCCGCAGGGCTGGTTGGCGGCCGTACATGCCACGTTTTCCTGGCTGTACCAGGCGATCTGGATCTTGATCGTCGAGCCGGTGTTGTCGCAGGCATCCGTGGCGGGCGTGCTGTCGACGCATATCACATAGGACGATTGCAGCAGCGCCGCGTCGGTGGGCAAGGCGTTCTGCACCTGGCGCGACCAGAGGACCAGTTGATCGGTTGCCATGTCCGCACTGGAGCAGCCGGACGAGGTGCGGCAGGCTGCAACCGCAGTGGTCGGGAAGACAGCGTTGGCGGCCTTGAAGTAGTTGGAGGCCGTGGCGACCGTGCCGTCGGGGGCGAGTACCGCGTCGCGGTTGCTGCGAATCGCTTCGATCAGGTCACCTGCCAGCATCGCGGCCGTGTTGCGCTGGCTGGAGCTCTGGGTGAACTGGATGTTGCGGCTCTGCATGGCGACCATGCCCAGTACGCCGACGCAGATAAGCAGCAGGCTCACCAGCACCTCGATGAGGCTGAACCCGGCCACTCGCTTCATGCTCATCATCCTCATGGGCAAACTCCCGTGGCTGGAGGCAGGACGCGCCCGCTGGTCTGGACCTGGACGATCCGGCAGGACGGCGTGGCGGTATCCGTCGGGCAGACGGCGAAGCAGGCGAGCGCGGCGGTGGTCGACGAGCCATTGGGCCTGAACGCGAGAGTCGCAGCGCCGGAAGTGATCGAGATGTTCGACTGGCCGAAACCTTCGGTCCCCTGCCGGCGCAGGGTTGTTGCCGCCGTAGAGACAGTCAGCGCACCCTGCCAGGTGGTCGCGGAAGAGGCAGTGAGCGTGACTTGCTGTCCGCGCGTCACTGCCTCGGTGCGGGCGTACTGCAACAGGCTGTAGAACTCGTCCGCGACGCTCTGGACGCGGTTGCTGCGGATCAGTGACGTGAAGTTGGGGACTGCGAAGCCGGCCAGAATGACGAGCAGCAGGATGGTCACCATCAACTCGATCAACGTAAACCCCGCTGATCCTTTGGGGCGCGACATGGCGCATTCCTCGCTTTTTAGATAGCGGTAATGCTGCCTTCTCTTGTCAGAAAAGTCCTTTTTGTACGGATGACCGTTCCCGATAGTGCGATGTCCGGTCATGTGACCGGGGTATCTGTGAAACGGGTCGCTATGAGAGTGTGAAAGGGGTCAGCGTAGGCAGAGCGATGAGTCTGCGCTGGACTCCTGACGAATCCGCCCGGCCCTGTTGATCACGATGCGCGCTGCCAGGTTACCGCTCGTGCACAGCACGAAATGGCCGGAATGGAAGGCCCCGCTCGCCTGAATACTCTGGCCGCGGGGCGTATAGAGGACGAAGTTGCGTGAGGTTGCATCGGGCAGGATACGAATGTGCGCTAGCGCTTCGTGGGTCGAAAGCAGCCGCTCGGGCGATTCACGGATGCCGTTGTGGTTACTGTCGATGAACAGATCCCAGCCCTGCGCCCAATCGCCAGCGTGCGTGACGATGCTGATCGACTGACCTTTGAGCACAGCCGTTTCGCGGGTTTGATCCAGTGCGTTGCGCAGTTCCCTGGTCGCGTTGCGCAGGCGTTGTTCTTCAATCAGGTGGTTGAAGCCGGGCATCGCGAATGCGAGGGCGATGGCAAGGATAGCGATGGTGACGAGGAGTTCGAAAAGGCTGAAACCGTTGGACTTGAACATGACCTCTCCCTGGTTCGTTGTTCGTACCTGGGAGTATCGATATCCGGCGGGCGCCCGCTGGCAGCCGATACTGATGTGGTTGTAGGTAAATTCTCTGCCTCGAGTCGTTGTCGCCCGTCACCCCTGCTACTCCGTTGGCCGGTATAGTGCGCGATTGGCGTTTTCCCTTCGAATTTCTCAAGTGATACGGGGCGTTGTATGCCGGACGTGATAGTGGTGGGTGGCGGGGTCGTAGGTCTGCTGACGGCCTGGACTCTGGGGCAGGCGAGTGCCGAAGTGGTGCTGCTGGAGCGCGGCGAGACCGGGCGCGAAGCTTCCTGGGCGGGCGGAGGTATCGTCTCGCCACTCTATCCGTGGCGCTACAGCGATGCCGTCGCCAACCTGGCGCACTGGTCGCAGGATTTCTATCCCAGCCTCGGTGAGCGCCTTCTGGCGGATACCGGACTGGATCCCGAAGTGCATGTCACCGGTCTGTACTGGCTGGACCTTGACGACCAGGAGCGGGCTCTGGCCTGGGCTGCGGCCAACCAGCGGCCGCTGCAGGCGGTCGACATCGACGCGCTATACGACGCGGTGCCAGTGCTGGGGCGTAGCTTCCAGCGCGCGGTGTATATGCCCGGCGTGGCGAATGTGCGCAACCCGCGCCTCGCCAAGTCCCTGCGCGAGGCGCTGGTGCGTCTGCCCAATGTGCAGGTCTGCGAGCAGGTGCAGGTGCAGTCGTTCTTGAGCGAGGGCGAGCGCGTCGCTGGCGTGCGCACCGGTGCCGGCGAGTTCCGTGCCGGACGGGTCGTGCTGGCTGCTGGGGCATGGAGCGGCGAACTGCTGGCATCGCTTGGCCTGGAGTTGCCCGTGGCGCCGGTAAAGGGGCAGATGATCCTCTACCGTTGCGCTGCCGATTTTCTTCCCAGCATGGTGCTGGCCAAGGGCCGGTACGCGATTCCGCGCCGCGATGGGCACATCCTGGTCGGCAGTACGCTGGAGCACACTGGTTTCGACAAGACGCCATCCTCTGAGGCGCTGGCAAGCCTGCGCGCATCGGCGCAAGAGCTGATCCCGGAGCTGGCCGGACTGGAGCCGGTCCAGCACTGGGCGGGCCTGCGCCCGGGGTCTCCAGAGGGCATTCCCTTCATCGGTGAAGTTCCGGGGTTCCGTGGGCTGTGGCTGAACACCGGGCACTATCGCAATGGGTTGGTGCTGGCGCCGGCTTCCTGCCAATTGCTTGCCGACCTGATGCAGGGCGGGAAAACGATCATCGATCCGCGCCCCTATGCGCCCGAAGGGCGGCTGGTGGCTACGCCACTGAGTTGAGGAAGGACTTCCTGCGCGGGAGACCGGGCATCAATCGATGCCCAGCTTCTTCAGCCGGTAGCGCATCGAGCGGAAGGTCAGAC
The Pseudomonas triclosanedens DNA segment above includes these coding regions:
- a CDS encoding pilus assembly protein, which gives rise to MKKYGNWSSSIPGALVTLAMLTAAQSASAVNISNQPLFLTEGVSPNVLVTLDDSGSMAFAYTPDGISAQAVTSGTRNGSALRFFSATFNPMYYNPAVTYTLPKKVTYNSTTGQLTITDYSTSYTNAYYNGYKTGDGSMNLAQNYRPTYQYSSGNTSQTVANHPNSPYNTGRAAYYALYDTTLSTCGTKSIDNDGCYKLVNVSTAEQQNFANWYSFYRTRFLATASAANLAFYSLPENLRVTWQMLNTCKNIGNTSGSCQGESGTTYDNTLNDFSGRSRATFFAWLADTPTSGGTPLRSALDRAGKYIANKDLGAKGAYAQFPGTDLGTEYTCRPSYHLLMTDGLWNNDTFSVGNLDNNSTSLPDGKTYTPTAPFKDDSSSTLADLAFKYWATDARSDLANNIKAYMPYQGSNAYWDPKNDPATWQHLVNFTLGLGLTRQIVDPAWGGDTYSGDYPKLASGNKAWPYIDQSASNNEPYHVYDLWHAAINSRGEFFSVDSPNEIVEAFQSILSRISDRNTSASAVSLESAVTTAGNEAYYARFSSTDWSGELIRYDLDNNGNATLRWNARDLLQARNLSASPRTIKVNNGSGSLVDFQLSNLSAANQTALNKNIKGTTDNLGSARVAYLRGASDSQFRTRNYLLGDIIYSSPAVVGAPDRLPSLMDQAQFGLPTGNSSSAAPAGQSYAAFKTAQANRAKRIYVGANDGMLHAFDDNGQEVFAYIPTAVIANLNKLTDKSYSGTAHQFYVDGTPVVGDVFFNNAWHTILVGTLRAGGRSLFALDITDPANIQLLWEYSSTNDVDLGYSFGRPIITRLHNGQWGVIMSNGYASTGGNAGVGRAALFLFNAQTGAVIKKMTVGTNVTTDNGLSSPRAVDINGDLITDYVYAGDLRGNMWRFDLIDTSITADATTIVSPNSFRVAFGGSPLFTANNGSPQPITTAPTLVRHPTGTGYIVSFGTGKYIEDSDAAANTSQAMSMYGIWDLQTSGGAAGSTPNISRSDLVAQTFNTTVNNASFTDTNSSGGTTTTTKDIRQVSQNAVQWYVNGNPAEGVSKYGWYLDLTNGNTRQGEMVVTDPTSRASVLLATTIVPSNDPCQAGIDRWFLALDAYTGGATKFDVLDLSGNNYVTANDRYNSGVVSGVRIPGFGSPAVIGNDAYFNTETGITRIRLDYGQQAKGRQNWRRVGEE
- a CDS encoding pilus assembly PilX family protein encodes the protein MNKSFAARQQGATLLVCMVMLLIVTLLTIANVREVTLEERITSNMRDRQGALNGAESALREGEARLAANFGVPTTAAACGAPALCVLATPFASDAALNPTAWSWWTTVGNALNYTGPQGNSNQSMLTSTPRWNTAFIGFDPANSRGMVEVTDPDLRSKGVGPYYYQVNAASQGTSDRVMVTLQSVAVQRY
- a CDS encoding PilW family protein, producing the protein MQRLEQRRQQAGISLIELMIALLISSFLILGVTTMFINNKQAYTYQQNQAGNQENGRFALLMLNQELAKAGYRALAQDDFQIAFPASSAAGGCPAFAAGQLVQRSTSGNGVCYRYQRYSTNTRDCLGNAVAANAVVTTRLEYDAASGTLQCTAQGVTGQLVTGLAGLQFQYGVDMSSTRRAQSYVAAPDAGASIVAVRYSLLFAGTTNNIAVGQNNYFFPLSNTTATTPTDSRIYRSIAGTTTLRNISQ
- the pilV gene encoding type IV pilus modification protein PilV; amino-acid sequence: MKRVAGFSLIEVLVSLLLICVGVLGMVAMQSRNIQFTQSSSQRNTAAMLAGDLIEAIRSNRDAVLAPDGTVATASNYFKAANAVFPTTAVAACRTSSGCSSADMATDQLVLWSRQVQNALPTDAALLQSSYVICVDSTPATDACDNTGSTIKIQIAWYSQENVACTAANQPCGVDAANRREFYRISFQP
- a CDS encoding GspH/FimT family pseudopilin, encoding MSRPKGSAGFTLIELMVTILLLVILAGFAVPNFTSLIRSNRVQSVADEFYSLLQYARTEAVTRGQQVTLTASSATTWQGALTVSTAATTLRRQGTEGFGQSNISITSGAATLAFRPNGSSTTAALACFAVCPTDTATPSCRIVQVQTSGRVLPPATGVCP
- a CDS encoding GspH/FimT family pseudopilin; protein product: MFKSNGFSLFELLVTIAILAIALAFAMPGFNHLIEEQRLRNATRELRNALDQTRETAVLKGQSISIVTHAGDWAQGWDLFIDSNHNGIRESPERLLSTHEALAHIRILPDATSRNFVLYTPRGQSIQASGAFHSGHFVLCTSGNLAARIVINRAGRIRQESSADSSLCLR
- the thiO gene encoding glycine oxidase ThiO, with protein sequence MPDVIVVGGGVVGLLTAWTLGQASAEVVLLERGETGREASWAGGGIVSPLYPWRYSDAVANLAHWSQDFYPSLGERLLADTGLDPEVHVTGLYWLDLDDQERALAWAAANQRPLQAVDIDALYDAVPVLGRSFQRAVYMPGVANVRNPRLAKSLREALVRLPNVQVCEQVQVQSFLSEGERVAGVRTGAGEFRAGRVVLAAGAWSGELLASLGLELPVAPVKGQMILYRCAADFLPSMVLAKGRYAIPRRDGHILVGSTLEHTGFDKTPSSEALASLRASAQELIPELAGLEPVQHWAGLRPGSPEGIPFIGEVPGFRGLWLNTGHYRNGLVLAPASCQLLADLMQGGKTIIDPRPYAPEGRLVATPLS